The genomic segment ACAGGAGTCGCCACGAAGCGCTCAGGGTGGGAAACATAGTTGATCTCTTGCCCGTCATAGAGCACAAAGTCAACCTCATGGCTGAGGAGTTTTTTGCTCAGCTCTTCAAAGGTACCATCACAGATCCTCAGCTGGAGATCAGGAAAGTGAGTATAGAGCAGCTCAGCTAAAGGAACCGTGACCATTTGTGAAACCAGCGGGCCACAGCCGATGCGTACCTCACCAAGCTCCCCAGGGCGATCTGCTCGGCGCGCAGTTCGAAGCTGCGGGTCGCGGATACTATATCCAGCGCATGTTCATATAGGCCATGAGCGGCATCACTGGGAGACATCTCCCGGGTATGGCGGTAAAAGAGAGTCAGACCCAGCAACTCTTCCAGCTTCTTCAGGCTCTTGGTGATGGCAGATTGAGTGACACCACACTCCTTGGCTGCTGCCGAGATACTTTTGAGCTCGTAAATTTGGATAAAGTGCTCAAGTTGATTCATCCCGATGTTCTGCATTCTCTGTACTCCGAAGCTGAATGTTTAGCTACTAATCGCCACTGCCCCTATTCCAACATGGAATTCAGTTAGTCGCATCATGCATGCCAGCAAGGTTTAAGCTATGTCGTCTTCTTTTTACGAACGCTTGTTATTATGACAAATTTTCACCTGAAAGCCTTTAAAATCATCTTTGCAGCCCTCTTTGTGACCTCCCTTCTATGTCACAGCGTCTTTGCGACGCCAGCCCCGGAGGGGATTTTTCAAAAAATTGAAAACACCACACCGGCACAGCGAGCCACCCGGCAAACCCAAATGATGAGCAAAAAACTCAACCTCACCCCGGCTCAAAAGAGTAAGGTCGAAAACATCAATCTTAAATACGCTAAAAAAGCGCAACAGATAGTGGATTCAGACAGCTGGCGCCTTGGCAAGGCCCGCGAACTACGCGAGCTGGTTTTTCAAAAAAATGACCAGCTGCAGGCCGTGCTCAATCATGCTCAGTTTGAGCACTATCAAAGGATCCAGCAGCAACGGATGCAGGCCATGGTTAATGGCTGAGCTCTCTAAAGCCAGTCTCATCGCTCCACTCCCCACAGTAAGTTGCCAACTTGTTTGGATACCCTGTCTCTATCCCCGGCTACGCCACTTCACCGTGGCCGGGATCTGCAGCTGAAATTCCGTCAATGTCTGCTGTTCAATCAGGGCTGTCGCCAGCTCAAACCCCACCCGGGCGATCTGCTGACAATCCTGAGCGATCGAGTCCACCGGCCAGGGCAGGTAATTGAGCATCTCATAATCATCAAAGGTTCC from the Dongshaea marina genome contains:
- a CDS encoding LysR family transcriptional regulator; this translates as MQNIGMNQLEHFIQIYELKSISAAAKECGVTQSAITKSLKKLEELLGLTLFYRHTREMSPSDAAHGLYEHALDIVSATRSFELRAEQIALGSLVRYASAVARWFHKWSRFL